The stretch of DNA GATTGTTGACGTAAGTCTTTGTATTCTCCACCTTGGATGATACCAAAAAGCGCTTGATCATGTGGCCGTTGATGTGCATTCAAACAACGCTCAGCCCATCTCGTTGTGCGTTCTAATGATTGCTTGACGTAATCATATTCTGCTGGCATTGGTGGACATTCATCAAACGCCATAATAATGTCCGAACCTAAATCATTTTGGATTTTAATGGAATCTTCAGGCGATAAAAATAATTTCGAACCATTCGTATGATGGCGAAATTCTACGCCTTCTTCAGTGATTTTACGCAAGTTGCTTAAACTAAAAACCTGAAACCCTCCAGAATCCGTTAAAATTGGGCCATCCCAATTCATGAATTTGTGTAATCCTCCAGCCTGTTTAATAATATCATTCCCAGGTTGAAGCCATAAATGATACGTATTCCCTAATAGGATTTGCGTATGCATTTGTTTAAGTTCTTCAGGGCTCATCGTTTTAACTGTCGCTTTTGTACCGACAGGCATAAACATAGGGGTTTCGAATGAGCCATGAGGGGTATGCACTATCCCTAATCGCGCCCCCGATTGTTTACAAGTTTTAATATGCTCATATGTTACTGCAGGCATCGTATTCTCCTCTCAAACTATATAATCATCATTGCATCGCCAAAACTAAAAAATCGATACTTTTCATCAACCGCATGACGATATGCATTCAACACGTACTGGCGTGTACTAAAAGCTGAAACGAGCATGACTAAAGTTGATTTTGGTAAATGAAAGTTCGTAATTAACCCGTCTATCGCTTTAAAGTGGAATCCAGGATAGATAAAAATATCAGTCCAACCGCTTGTTTCGATAAATGTGCCATGTTGAGCGACAATCGTTTCAAGTGTACGCGTTGAAGTCGTGCCGACAGAAATAATGCGATGCCCCGCTGCTTTCGTATCATTCAAAACATCGGCTGTCGCTTGTGTCATTTGATAATACTCGCTATGCATTTCGTGGTCATCAATATTATTTACACTGACAGGTCTAAACGTTCCTAAGCCGACATGCAGTGTAATAAAGGCAATATTAACACCTTTGTTACGAATTTCATCCAATAATTCATCTGTGAAATGTAGCCCTGCCGTTGGTGCTGCAGCCGAACCAGACGCTTTCGCATAGACCGTTTGATAGCGTTCTTTTTCATCTAATCGTGTTTTAATATACGGAGGTAGTGGCATTTCACCTAATTCATCGAGCCTTTCTTGTAAAATCCCATCGTATGACAAACGCATCACACGTCCCCCTTGATCTAACTCCTGAATGCATGTCGCTTTAATGATACCATCACCAAAGCTCAATGATTGCCCAATTTTTATCCGTTTTGCGGGCTTTAGAAGGACTTCCCAATCATCCCCTTCAATTTGCGTTAACAGGAGCATCTCAACTTTAGCATTCGTTTCTTCCTTAATCCCAAACAATCGCGCAGGCATGACACGTGTATCATTTAATACCAGTGTATCGCCGCGTTGGAAAAATTGCGAAATCGCTGTAAAACGTAAATCTTCCATCTCTCCAGTTGTTCGATTGAGGTACAGTAATCGACTCTGATCTCGTTGTAACAATGGGGTTTGTGCAATGAGCGATTCTGGTAATTCATAATCAAATTCTTCTATATTCAATACAAAGACTCCTTCTCTTATGGTCTCGCATATTTAAAATGTTCATACGCATAAGGTGTCGCTTTACGACCTCTTGGTGTACGTTCTAAAAATCCTTTTTGAATGAGGAATGGCTCATAAACATCTTCAATTGTAACGCGTTCCTCACCGATCGACACAGCAATTGTATCTAAACCTACAGGACCACCATGATATTGTTCAATAATACAAGCCATCATTTTATGATCAATGTAATCTAAACCTTCATCGTCAACTTGCAATAAGTGTAACGCATGTTTCGTTGTTTCTATATAAATCATATCGTCTTGATTGACTTGTTGAAAATCACGGATTCGCTTTAATAAGCGATTCGCAATTCTTGGTGTCCCGCGACTTCGCTTCGCTATCTCGTTCGCACTTTCTGCATCTATCGCTGTACCTAACACTTCCGCTGTACGAATAATAATTTGTGTCAATTCTTGTTCGGTATAATATTCTAAACGTAAGTGGACGCCAAACCGATCTCTCAACGGACTCGTCAAACTTCCAGCACGAGTTGTTGCCCCGACTAATGTAAATGGAGGAAGGTCGATGCGAATACTACGCGCTTCCTCCCCTTTGCCGACAATGATATCCAAGTAAAAGTCTTCCATAGCAGGATACAGCACTTCTTCTACCACACTACTCAAGCGATGAATCTCATCTATGAAAAGGACATCCCCAGGTTGTAATCCGGTTAAAATTGCTGCTAAATCGCCCGGTCTTTCAATAGAAGGTCCAGAAACTGTGCGTAAATTGACTTCCATTTCATTTGCAATGATATGGGAAAGGGTCGTTTTACCTAATCCTGGTGGTCCGAAAAGTAATACATGATCAAGAGGTTCTTCACGAATTTTAGCGGCTTGTATAAAGACTTCCAAGTTTGATTTAATTGTAGACTGGCCAATATATTGTCTCAACCGCTCAGGGCGTAGAGACAATTCAAACATGTGTTCATTAGGTTGCTCATGTCCATCCATCATTCGATCTTGATCCATTGAAATCTCCCCTTCTATGAAATCAATTGTTTCAATGCAAATTTAACCGCTTCATCAACTTCTTCAAAATGATGTTGTTGCATTGTTTTTTCAACTTTATTCAGTTCTCGTTTTGAATACCCTAAAGCTTCTAATGCAAGTAACGCTTCTTTTAAAGCAAAGTCAGACGTCTCATGTTGGGTCACCTCTAATAGTCCGTCTGTCACTTCTTCAGTGACAATGACTTTTCCTTTCAAATCTAATACAATTTGACGCGCTGTTTTTTTACCTATCCCTGGAAATTGTGTTAAATACGCATCATTCTCATTTTCGATTGCACGTTTGACTTCATTTGGGGTACTCGCAGCTAAAATCGCCAATGCAGATTTAGGTCCGATTCCTGTTACTTTAATTAAACTCAAAAACATATCTTTTTCTTCCTGATTGATAAAACCGTACAATAGCTGCGCATCCTCACGAACAATTAATGCGGTATAGATTTTGACAGGTAGTTCTAGATACTTTTGAAATCGATATGAGTTCGGCGTTTGAATCTCGTAAGCGACGCCTGAAGTATTTTCAACGACGACATGCGTTGGGTATAAGGCCATTAATTGGCCAGTGATATATGCATACATTGACAACCGCTCCTTACATGTTCATTCCAATAATATCTACATTATAGACATTTTCCATTTGACGCAACATATTGATGATTTCGTATGGTCCACACTTGGCATGACTGCCATCTAATGATAACGTGATCGAAGCTTTTTGATCTGTAGGAACACTTTGATGAATCGTCAATACAGATAAATTCAGTTCAGATAGTTTTTCAAGGATTTGTGCTAATATCCCTACTTTATCCGTAACAAACAAAATAATAGTAAAAATCTCAGTGTGGCTCTGAATGGCGTCAAGTGGGAAAATCGTATCTCTATACTTGTAAAATGCGCTTCTTGAACAATCATACATATCGACAGCTTCTTGAATGGTTAACGACTGATCTGCTTTTAAGGCATCCTTCACTAATAGCACACGCTTTACAACATAGGGTAATACATCTTCACGAATTAAATAAAATTGATGCTCCATCACTAGGCACGACCTCCACTTTTTTACTATTCGACAAATTCAAACTCTCCACCAAGAATTCGTACAATATCGCCGTTTACTGCACCACGTTCTCTTAATGCATCATCAATGCCCATCGAACGCATTTGTCTTGCAAAACGACGAATTGCTGGCTCGCTGTTGAAGTCTGTCATTTTAAACATACGTTCAATTGCATTACCACTCACAACGTAAGCACCGTCATCATCGCGCGTAATCGTGAACTTATCTTGAGATGGCGTATGTTTGTATAAAACTCGGTTCACACCGATTGTTTCTTCTTGTGCTGAAAAGTCAATATCTTTTACGGAATCGAGTGTATTGGCAATTTCATATAACAACTGATCGATATTTTCTCTAGTATAAGAAGAGATAGGTATAATTTTAACATCATCTTCCAACTGTTCTTTAAACATCTGTAATTGCATATCCGCATCTGGCATATCCATTTTATTTGCAACAATAATTTGAGGGCGCTCTTCCAATCGCTGAGCATATGCTTTTAATTCGTGATTTATAATTTGATAATCTTCGTATGGATCTCTCCCTTCCATACCACTCATATCAATGACATGCACAATGACTTTTGTCCGTTCCACATGCCGTAAAAATTGATGTCCTAAACCGACACCTTCTGATGCACCTTCTATTAAGCCCGGTAAGTCTGCCATGACAAAACTGCGTTGATCAGGCGTTACGACAACACCAAGATTCGGTTGAATTGTTGTGAAGTGGTAAGCCCCAATTTTAGGTTTGGCTTTTGATACGATGGAAAGTAACGTAGATTTCCCGACACTTGGAAAACCCACTAAACCGACATCCGCTAACAATTTTAACTCTAAAGTTACTTCAATTTCTTCTCCCGGTTCACCATTTTCACTAAAGTCTGGTGCTGGGTTTTTTGGTGTTGCAAATCGTGAATTCCCACGTCCACCTCGTCCACCTTTTGCAACAATCGCACTTTGACCGTGTTCGACTAAATCCGCTAATGTTTGTTCTGATGCAACATCTTTGATAATCGTCCCCGGTGGTACTTTTAACACTAAGTCTTCTGCATTTTTTCCATGCATATTACTACTTTGACCATTTTCACCTTTTTTCGCTTTAAAATGGCGTTGATATCTAAAATCCATTAATGTTCGTAACCCTTCATCGACTTCGAATACGATTGAAGCACCACGCCCTCCATCACCACCGGCTGGTCCACCAAACGGAACATATTTTTCACGACGGTAGGCAGTAATACCGTTACCACCGTCTCCGGCCTTTAATGATATTTTTACTTGATCGACAAACATGCTATCACCTCTTTTACTTTTAATTTTTGCTTAATTGTACTGTTAGTATAGCGTAGGTGGGTATGATATTTCATATAAAGCAGCGCATATCCCCTACCAACGCGAAATGCTATTTCTATGTCTTTAATATAAAAAATAAACACCAGAAGTTACCTTCTGGTGTCAAAGAATGACAAATTATTCAGCAACTGCGTAGACAGAAACTTGTTTTTTGTCTCGACCTTTACGTTCGAATTTAACAACGCCATCGATTTTAGCGAATAATGTATCATCGCCACCACGACCTACGTTTTCACCTGGGTAAATCTTAGTTCCACGTTGACGGAATAAGATTGAACCACCAGTAACGAATTGACCATCCGCACGCTTAGCACCTAAACGTTTAGATTCAGAGTCACGACCGTTCTTAGTAGAACTTACCCCTTTTTTCGATGCGAAAAATTGTAAGTTTAATTTTAGCATGTGTTACACCTCACTTCAGATTTAATTTAATGTACTCATTATATTCTTCTTCAATTGTTTGTAAAGAAATAAGTAGTGATTGGAGTATTAATTGCGCTTGTTCATTTTTTGTATCAACAATTCTCAAATGAAAATAGCCTCCATCATCAGAGTAATCAATGTCAGGTCTTTCGGATGTCAGACCAATGATTGCGTTGACACTACCGAACAACACCGCTGATGCGCCCGCACAAACAAGATCTTGGCCATGTTCGCCAAATTCCGCATGTCCTTCCATAATGAGCTCTGTTATATGACCGTCATCATTTAATTGAACATTAACATTAATCATAATTATGCATTAATTTTATCAATTGTTAATTTTGTGTATGGTTGACGGTGGCCTTTTTTACGTTTTGAATCTTTACGACGACGATAAGTAAAGACAGTGATTTTCTTACCACGTCCTTGTTTGTTAACAGTAGCCGTTACAGTTGCACCTTCAACTGTAGGCGCTCCCACTTTCACGCTGTCTCCAGAAACAAATAAAACTTTATCAAAAGTGAATGTATCACCTTCGTTAACGTTTAATTTCTCAACGAAAATCTCTTGGCCTTCCTCAACCTTGATTTGTTTTCCACCTGTTTCAATAATAGCAAACATACTTCGCACCTCCTAATTAATAAGTCACGCCATACATAGGTGACAATTGTACTTAAAACCTATGTTTGAGCGGTTGTATGTAGCTATGAACTACTCAACTATTGAATCATAACATTCGTTTTACTTCGTGTCAATAGGACGTGTTTGATTTATGAATTTGTTCCCCAGAAAATATAAAAACACAAGTAATAGTGCATTGAGAACTGCGGTTGGCAATATACGAAATATGATGAAATGCAATATGCTCACATCGATAAGTCCAAGTAACAAATAGATCAATACCACGAAAATTTCAAGTAACACAACACCTAATATGAGCATTGCATAAACCATTATGTGATCGCGAAAAAAAACTTTTAAAAATTTATCGGCTAATAGAACAAAAACAATGTAGCCAAATAAATACACGCCATAAATTTGTCCGAAAAATAAATCCTGCATTGTTCCTAACAAAATCCCTAAAATTAAAGCAATGCTCGTGTTTTTATATACAGCAATCAACATTAAATATAGAAACACAAGATGTGGAACTAAAATTAAGCGTTGGGGACCAATCATGATGGGAGACAAAAATGTGAGTACAGTATCTAAATAAAACAACAGGATGGCAACTAAAATGTAATATATTGATTTCATTATGAATTGTCACCTTCATCGCTTACAATTGTTTTCGGATCACGCTTTGCGATATACACATGATCAAAATGGTTGAGATTTGCACCGGTCTGGATTGCAACTTGTTTCGAAAGTCCGTATTGATCCTTCTGCACTTTTTTAACTTCACCAATGTATAATCCTTTTGGCAATTGATCGCCAAGACCACTTGTAACGACTTTGTCCCCTACTTTAACATCTCCATTGTTGTCAATGTCACTAATAATTAATTGGTCCGTTTCTTCATCAAAATGGTCGATTAACCCAAACACATCATCTCCATCATGTTGAATATTGACTGACAAACGGTTTGTCCGTCCTTTAGTTGAAATTAAATGGACTTGTGATGAAAATTGATTCACTTTCGCAACACGACCCACTAACCCATCCGCAGTCATCACTGCCATGTTTTCTTTAATACCAGATTTCTTTCCTTTATCAATAATGACTGTATTTAACCATTGATCTGGTTGTCGTGCGATAACAGCTGCTGTGACAGCTTGATATTCTGAAATATCACTCATGTCTAATTCTTTTTTGAGATTTTTGTTTTCTGATTTAAGCCGTTCATTTTCCGCTTCTAATTGTTTCTCTTTGTTCGACGGTGTCTCTCTTTTATGAAAAATATCTGTGATAGAACCCGCAACAAAATGGATAGGATAGGCGAAAACTCTCTGTCCAAAAGAAGTGGTGTCACTGACGTATTGTTCGGGAACGGACTGCGAATTCGAACGAATTGACAAACCAATTAAAGCGATAAATAAAATTAGTGCGCAAAACAACACAACGAGTTTGTTGTTTTTAAAAAAATTGGACAACCTCAACACCTCATATTATCAATCTTTGTATGTACTGCTACTATTTTATATTACTCTTTAATGTAAATAAAGTCCCATGTTGTACATTATCTCTCATTCTATTCATATTTAGAATAAAATCAATATGATATATTGCATCAATCAAGATGTTTTATCATCATTTTTTTCTCATTTTTCATTCATTTAACGCTTTTAAACTTTATGTATCATCAATCTTCAATTCGCTTAAAATTACAAACCATACATCCACTTGCTTTATAAATACAGGGCGTCGCATAGATGTTCTGTTTAGACAACGGCTCATACATCGGTCAATCAACAGTGACATTAAAAGAACTTATAAAATCGAGATGAAAATCTGTTTTAACACAACATTCTCATCTCTACTAACAACAATATCATCGAAGTTTAACAGGCCTCTCACTGATGATTAAATTTGATTTAATATAGACCCATTTGATTCTTGTATTTTTGGTATCCTATTGATAATCAATCAGCGGCCTCATTTCTATAGGATGTCCCAGTTGATGCAAATCCGCATATAAATCATGCTCAGTCGTATAGACTCTCATTGTATCATCCCCAAAACGGTATAAAATGAATTGTGTATCCCGTTCTGCAATTAAATATTCGTTGTCATACCCCATCCTTGTCAATCCATTCACTTGCATAAATTCGTATTTATCAATCCAAGTAAACACATTTCTCATTTGGCTTTTTGGAATATTTCTAAAAATATCATTTTCGGTTTGAATATAATTTCGACCATTGAGTGGTACGACATATCCCTCATCATCCGTCACTTGGTACGTTTCCTCTCTGACGGGATTCCATGGTTGATTTTTTAAATTTGGTACAAACATTATACTTGCTAAAACGAGGGCGATGAGTAAAATTAAAATAATTAATAATTTAATGAGACTTTTTATTATCCGCATGAATGCCCTCCTTATTGTCGTTCCACAAATGATTGATACTTATCATTATATGATATATTATAATTAAATCGATTGATGAAATCATCCATCTCAAGCATGAAAATATGACTTAAGAATGATGTTTTTATCGCTTCAATGTTTTAAAATATAGGTAAAAGGAGTGTTGACAATGAATTTGATGATTGTGTTTTTAACGATTCTACTTATCATACTACTATTCAGAATCAGTATGCATGTCATTCGCTTTATCATTAGACTTGGCATTATGCTATTTATCATCTATATTTGTTATCAATCATTCTTATGGCTCATTGATAACTTTCATTTTTAAATGATGAAATCCATTCAAATCATAGAAATGAGCTAGGTTTTGTCAATTTAGTAAGACTTAGCTTCATTCCAAATACATTTAAAATAAACCCACCAACAAAAACGAACCTCGCCTTTCAATGATTACACTTATTCAACCCTTTTCCGCGCTTTTCTCGGCTACAACTCATTTTCACTTAATATCGAAACAAATGAATCTTCACCGATAACAATGTGATCTAACAATTCGATTCCCATCGCCTCACCGCACATCATTAAACGCCGCGTTGTTTCAATATCTGCTTTAGATGGCGTTGAATCACCAGAAGGATGATTGTGAACAACAATAATGGCATGTGCTGACCACTTTAATGCTGTTTTAAATATTTCTCTCGGATGAATAATGGCACTATTTAATGTCCCAATAAATAGCGTTTCCTCATGAACAATTTGATTTTTTGTATTCAATATTAATAGGATAAAATGCTCTTGATTCGTTCCTTTAAACTGTGTATAGAAACGTTCTGCAATTTGTTCAGGTGAATGAATCGGTTCAGATAAAAATTGTTGTTTGTCCTCAGTTAATCGGCGCGACAATTCAAAAACAGCTAAAATGGTGATAGCTTTATTTCGTCCAATGCCGACAAATTTCTCTAACTCTACTAAAGAAAGATGTCGAAGTTGTGTTAAGGTACGACAATGCGACAAAATCTGGGATGCAATTTGGATACTAGATTGCCCTTTACTTCCACTATTAATAATTATCGCGAGAAGCTCTGTATTTGAAAGTGCTTGACTGCCAAATTGAACAAGTCGCTCTTTTGGTTTTTCATCGGTTGATAAATCTTGTATGCGCGTCATAATACACCTCCATAAATAACAATGATTTTGGGATAGGTTGATGATATAAAGAGAAACGTTATCAAAATTACTGGTGCTAAAGGAATACGATGATTTTTCACCCATTTAAGACAATAAAACATCGGTAATACAATACAGCCTATCGGAAATAATAACTCAAAAAAAATCAACAGAAATGGGAACGGAAAGAAAAAAGTAAGAACGAGGAAGAGTTTAATATCTCCAACGCCAATCCATTGTTGTGGCATACATCCGATTATAAATAGAATCATCCATAACGAGAAATGAGGCAAATCTAAATAAATTGTATGATGGTGTGTTAACATCAAAATAAGTAATAATAGGAGAAAACGATGCTGTATCATTTGATGTTGAATATCGACTGTTGATACAGCTAATAAAATGAATGAAATAAAGTAAAAGGACTTTATTGGAATGTAGAGAGGAAAAAGAAATGGGTATAAAATCAACAGTCCACCGATTATTTCGTTGACGAATAATGTGAATGGCATCGCGTGTTGACAAAAACGACATCTCCCTTTAAAAAAACAATAGCTGACAATAGGAAGCATATCAATGACAGTTAATTTTTTGCGACAATATTGACATTTTGACCTTTCAAACAAATAACTGACTTTTAGTCTATTTTGCCACGCCCATTGTATTAAAAAGCGCACTAAACTACTACCTGACATAAACAATAGCACAACGCTCAATCCGACACCTCCTCATGATACACACTGTATTTCAGCCACATACTTAATCGTTCGGCATTGAGAGAATGTGATTATTATAAAAGTTTCGTCCTATACGGTCAAATTTCGAAACAACAAAAATTTCCAATCATGCTTTAAAAAAATGATAAAACCGCCTCATATGGACTAGAAATATACGTCAGTCCATATGAGGCGGTTAAATTTTATGAATTAAAGTTGATTTTTGATTTCACTTCACTGATAAAATAAAGGCTACCTGTAATAAGCAATGCTTCACCTTGATATTGATGGATGAAGTTCACATAGTCATCGACCATCGATTTATGTTCAAATTCGATTTCGTCATACAACATGTGTTTTGGCAGTGCTTTTGGAAAGTCAAAGTCTGTAACATAAATATGATTGGCCATATTTCGAAATGCTTCTAACATATGATGAACGGGTTTGCCTTCAATTGCAGCAAACAACACATCGACTGTGTCAATATCATAATACCTATCAATGGTGTCAACAAGTGCATCTACACTTTCTTTATTATGCGCACCATCAATAATAATAATTGGGTCTTGCGCAACGCACTCAATGCGTCCAGTCCAATACGCTTGCTCAATACCATCAATCATTTTATTAAAGTCTAATTGGATGATGCCTTGTTCGTATAATTCAATTAAGGCTGTAATGGCTAAAGCTGCATTTTCTTTTTGATGTTCACCAATCATATTTAATATAAGATTTTCTAACTCATAATCTTTATATCGATAAGTAAATTCGTCATCTTCTGATTTAATTAGAATATCGCGATCAAATTCTAAAGCCTTTGATTCAAGGCGTTCCGCTGTATCTCGGAAATATTTAAGTGCCTCTTCATTTTTAATTGCATAAACAATAGGTGTATGGGGCTTGATAATCGCCGCCTTGTCTTTGGCAATATCCAAATAAGTTTGCCCAAGAATATCCGTATGGTCTAAGCCAATACTTGTCAAAATACTCATAAGCGGTTGGATAACATTAGTAGAATCATTTTTGACACCTAAACCTGCCTCGACTATGACAAAATCAACCGGATGTATCTCACCAAAATACAAATACATCATCGTCGTAATGATTTCAAATTCTGTAGCCACACCTAATTCAGTTTGTGCTTCCATCATTTCACTAATGGGTTTTACTCGCGCCACTAAAGTTACAATGTCATCGTTTGTAATTGGTAAACCGTTCAAACTAATTCGTTCATTAAAAGTTTCAATATACGGAGACGTAAAAGTACCCACTTCATAATCGTTTTTCAATAAAGCTTCACGTAAATATACAACTGTAGATCCTTTACCATTTGTCCCACCAACATGAATGGCATTGATGTTCTGCTGAGGATTACCCAGTTTTTCTAACATCCATTCCATGCGTTTCACGCCAGGTTTAATGCCGAATTTTGTTCTTTCATGAATCCAATATAAACTATCCAGATAATTCATAACTCAGACTCCTACGCTTTTAATTGTTCAATTCTCGCCTTTACACCATCATATTTTTCTTGATATTTGATTTGTTTTTCTTTTTCTTCATTAATGATGTGTTCAGGTGCTTTGCTTACAAAATTGTCATTTGCTAACTTTTTATTTACTCGATCCAGTTCTTTTTGCCATTTTTGCAAATCTTTTTCAAGCCGTTCTAACTCTTTATCCATGTCAATGAGCCCTTCAATCGGTAAAATCACTTCACCAGCAGTCACAATAGACGTCATTGCTTTATCTGGTACATCAATTTGCGTTGAGATTTCGAGCGTACTTGGATTACAGAAACGCTCTAAGTAATGTTGATTTGCTATCAATAATTGTTCAATCGTTTCGTTTTTGGCCTGAATTTTAATCGGAATTTCTTTAGATAGCGGTGTATTCACTTCCATACGTGACTGACGAACAGATTTAATGATTTCTACCAACTGCTCCATTACATCTTTACTTTCTGCAAATACAAGTGACTCATCTACTGTCGGCCATGCACTCGTCACAATAGACTCGCCCTCATGTGGCAAGGCTTGCCATATATGTTCAGTGACAAATGGCATAAATGGATGTAAGAGGCGCATCATTCGGTCAAGTGTGTAACTTAAAACCGAGCGTGTCACATTTTTCTGTCCTTCATCGGTACCATTCATTGGAATTTTACTCATCTCAATGTACCAATCACAAAATTCATCCCATATAAAATTATACAATACGCGACCCACTTCGCCAAATTCATACTTATCGCTTAATTGCGTAACGGTTTCTATTGTTTCATTCAGACGTGTAAGAATCCATTGATCCGCAACAGACAGCGAACCTGTTAGCGAAATGTCTTCAAATCTAAATGATTCTCCGATATTCATCAAACTAAAACGTGCTGCATTCCAAATTTTATTAATGAAATTCCATACGGATTCAACTTTTTCAGTTGAATAACGCAAATCATGACCTGGCGAAGAACCTGTTGCCAAGAAATAACGTAAACTGTCCGCGCCATATTGGTCGATGACGTCCATAGGGTCTACACCATTTCCTAGAGATTTACTCATTTTACGTCCATCTTCGGCCCGTACTAAGCCATGTAATAAAACATCACTAAATGGTTTTTGACCTGTGAATTCTAAACCTTGGAAAATCATTCGTGCAACCCAGAAGAAAATGATGTCATACCCCGTTACAAGTACTTGTGTTGGATAGAAACGTTTGTAGTCTGCCGCGTTTTCATCTGGCCAACCTAATGTTGAGAATGGCCATAATGCACTTGAGAACCATGTATCCAGGACATCTTCATCTTGTGTCCAATTTTCAATATCTGAAGGTGCATCTTCACCCACATATATTTCACCTGTTTCATTATGATACCAAGCTGGAATTTGATGTCCCCACCATAATTGTCTTGAAATGGTCCAATCACGAATTT from Staphylococcus lutrae encodes:
- the rplU gene encoding 50S ribosomal protein L21 — translated: MFAIIETGGKQIKVEEGQEIFVEKLNVNEGDTFTFDKVLFVSGDSVKVGAPTVEGATVTATVNKQGRGKKITVFTYRRRKDSKRKKGHRQPYTKLTIDKINA
- the mreD gene encoding rod shape-determining protein MreD; amino-acid sequence: MKSIYYILVAILLFYLDTVLTFLSPIMIGPQRLILVPHLVFLYLMLIAVYKNTSIALILGILLGTMQDLFFGQIYGVYLFGYIVFVLLADKFLKVFFRDHIMVYAMLILGVVLLEIFVVLIYLLLGLIDVSILHFIIFRILPTAVLNALLLVFLYFLGNKFINQTRPIDTK
- the mreC gene encoding rod shape-determining protein MreC; translated protein: MSNFFKNNKLVVLFCALILFIALIGLSIRSNSQSVPEQYVSDTTSFGQRVFAYPIHFVAGSITDIFHKRETPSNKEKQLEAENERLKSENKNLKKELDMSDISEYQAVTAAVIARQPDQWLNTVIIDKGKKSGIKENMAVMTADGLVGRVAKVNQFSSQVHLISTKGRTNRLSVNIQHDGDDVFGLIDHFDEETDQLIISDIDNNGDVKVGDKVVTSGLGDQLPKGLYIGEVKKVQKDQYGLSKQVAIQTGANLNHFDHVYIAKRDPKTIVSDEGDNS
- a CDS encoding DUF4930 family protein; protein product: MRIIKSLIKLLIILILLIALVLASIMFVPNLKNQPWNPVREETYQVTDDEGYVVPLNGRNYIQTENDIFRNIPKSQMRNVFTWIDKYEFMQVNGLTRMGYDNEYLIAERDTQFILYRFGDDTMRVYTTEHDLYADLHQLGHPIEMRPLIDYQ
- the radC gene encoding RadC family protein, which encodes MTRIQDLSTDEKPKERLVQFGSQALSNTELLAIIINSGSKGQSSIQIASQILSHCRTLTQLRHLSLVELEKFVGIGRNKAITILAVFELSRRLTEDKQQFLSEPIHSPEQIAERFYTQFKGTNQEHFILLILNTKNQIVHEETLFIGTLNSAIIHPREIFKTALKWSAHAIIVVHNHPSGDSTPSKADIETTRRLMMCGEAMGIELLDHIVIGEDSFVSILSENEL
- a CDS encoding prepilin peptidase, which translates into the protein MPFTLFVNEIIGGLLILYPFLFPLYIPIKSFYFISFILLAVSTVDIQHQMIQHRFLLLLLILMLTHHHTIYLDLPHFSLWMILFIIGCMPQQWIGVGDIKLFLVLTFFFPFPFLLIFFELLFPIGCIVLPMFYCLKWVKNHRIPLAPVILITFLFISSTYPKIIVIYGGVL
- a CDS encoding bifunctional folylpolyglutamate synthase/dihydrofolate synthase produces the protein MNYLDSLYWIHERTKFGIKPGVKRMEWMLEKLGNPQQNINAIHVGGTNGKGSTVVYLREALLKNDYEVGTFTSPYIETFNERISLNGLPITNDDIVTLVARVKPISEMMEAQTELGVATEFEIITTMMYLYFGEIHPVDFVIVEAGLGVKNDSTNVIQPLMSILTSIGLDHTDILGQTYLDIAKDKAAIIKPHTPIVYAIKNEEALKYFRDTAERLESKALEFDRDILIKSEDDEFTYRYKDYELENLILNMIGEHQKENAALAITALIELYEQGIIQLDFNKMIDGIEQAYWTGRIECVAQDPIIIIDGAHNKESVDALVDTIDRYYDIDTVDVLFAAIEGKPVHHMLEAFRNMANHIYVTDFDFPKALPKHMLYDEIEFEHKSMVDDYVNFIHQYQGEALLITGSLYFISEVKSKINFNS